The genomic segment CTGGTAATTGAATTCTAATGATCAATTTTTTCCATTGTATGCTAGAATGTTGAAGAAGCATGTTCATATTACGTTTGACTGAAACAGACAAAGCAAAGATATCTCTTTAAATGAAAACAGTGATAGAAGAGAGGTACTTGAACAAAACAAGGAGATTCAGAAAGGCTCGGATCTCATATTATGAACAAAAAATTGTATATCTGAAATTTACTAAAGGAAGTCTATTATTATACAATAGACTTGAGATCTAGAATCCCAGTGATTACATAAATACAACCCCGATGATTATGCTAACAGAGATTTTTGTTGGCTTTATTGTTATTTAACTTTAAATTGTAGGTTAAGACAAATCTTGCAAAATGTTGGTCTTGATATGGTTGATTATTTTGTTGCAGTTCTGCTGTGGCAACTGATGTCTGTAGTGGTGGGAGTTTTTCTCAAGTTAGCGAGTGTCCAAGAAAGAGGTGACTATGAGTAGCTGTTTCTATTTTGAGTGAGGCTCGTGATATTCTGTTTCATGTGTTGAGAAGGCTGACTgagcttcaaaaaaaaaaaggctgGCTGATGACCTTTTATGCATATTCttttcattatatatatttaacaaAGTTCACtggataattattttttaaaaaggaTACGttgatttataaattttagATGTTTTTGGTCCCTGACATTAAAACTAACGGAAAAGGGTATAGTATATGTATTGCATGTGCCCAATATCTTCCCAATTTAGCtaatatttaaatatgataattaaatctGTTTGTTCATATTGTTCAGAGCCAAAACCATTCGGTCTCTATTGTTTggaactaaaaatatttttatcttttcTTTGTTGCTTTTTAACGATGAATTAACATTGGCgaacaaaaacatttaaaattgatgAGAGACTTTTTTTAGGACTAAGCAAACAAGAGAGACCAAAACGGTTTCGACCCCATACAATATGAACGAAAAAAGTAATTATCCCAAAATCCACTTAATTAAAGTTGAGTAGAAATCAACTCAGTTGTGCAGATTTGACATATAATCTCTTCTCCAtgtatattgaataatttgatCTTGTTTTACAGATATCGGCGGAAGCTTCCACTTTATTGAAATATAAACTTAGAGTGAAATATTTTAATGTGCGAAAACATCACATAGTATTTGTTGAGTTGATTTATTCAtggatttatttgatttatattatgtgATGGAACTCATGCATTGGATTGATAAATGAAAAGTAAAAAGGAACATAGGTTGCTTATTTTTTGATTAGGTGATTTTTCAATTATTTGGGTGTTGTACTGCTGTGCAGGGGACGCACTGAACCATGCGGTGGTGGAGAAACTAAAGCATGCCGTGAGAAAATTAGGAGAGAAAAATTGAATGATAGGTAAAATTACTATCCATAAGAACTTTTCCTATTGCCATTTAATTCGTTTTGTtaaatgatgatgatgtgtGTGTGCTAACATGTTACTTCttagtgaaaaataataattatcttCCGTGGCAGTCctttaatttaaatagagtTAATTGAAAGGAAATGAGAATATTCCTGATACTAACTTATACATGTCGTTGATCCTGCAGGTTTGTGGAATTGTCAGCTATATTGGAACCTGGAAGACCCGTGAAAACAGACAAATTAGCCATTCTTGGTGATACTATTAGAATTCTTGGCCAGCTAAAAACTGAATCCCAGGAGTACAGCGAGATGAATGAAAAGCTTTTGGAAGAAATCAAAACCTTGAAGGTTAGCTAGAGATGATAGTTGTGTTGAATACTGACCATGAACTTGAATTTTGATTCCCTTAATTGTCTTCAAATGCTTAGAAAACATTGTTATAGAAAGCCTGTCCTCAAAATTTTTGTAGTGTAGGGTATTGAAGCATTGAAAAAGCTTTACTTTATAGAGAAAGAATGCCATTATGCATATTTTATACATATTGATCGAAATTATTAAACACTTTCTTCATCTCAATCTGTAGGGTAAATTACGTATTGGGTACAGACCTATGTTATGCTTAGAAATCAATGAGGTGAAACCCCATTTTGTTTTTAAATCGATAGTTGAAACCTAGCTGCATTTTTTATAATACACGTATTTTTCATATAGCTATGCATGAAATATCCTGAAATTAGAATTTTCATGCCAAAAGTATCCTTGTATCTTTATAGAAAAATCTTTAAACATATTTATTTTCTTCCTCGTTCCAATCATTTGGAACTTTTGAGATGCTATAAAATACGGgggaaataaatatatttatgtttttatttatATGTAGAGTTATTTCAACTTTTGAAATTTTAGTTTTGGTGTAATTTCATGAATAAGCATATGCATAGCACAGATCCCGCAAATTGTCAATATGGGGTTCaaactatcaattcaaaaacACAAATGGTTTTAGGTCGTTGATTTTTTGCAGGTTTAGCCTCTTCGACACTACACGGGATTAAAGCAATTTATCTGAGTCTATCATTGTGATCATGTGGATGTAAAATTTATGTCTTTTTGAGCCCTGTGATCTCATTTCTGTGTTTGAGCAGGCTGAGAAAAATGAACTTCGTGAAGAGAAACTTGTGCTTAAGGCTGATAAAGAAAGGATCGAGCAGCAGTTGAAAAGCATGGCTGTCCCATCTACCGGTTTCATACCTCCACATCCACCACTTTATCAGGCTGCGGCAAACAAAATGCCAATGTTTCCTGGATACAGCTTCGTCCCAATGTGGCATTATTTACCACCCAGTACACGCGACACGTCTCAAGATTCTACACTTCGCCCTCCTGCTGCTTGATACTTGCAGAAGTTGCTAATAGTATGGAATATATCTCTCGTCGTCGCCACAATTGGGGAATTATATTCTCTTCATGTTTGTAAATATCATCTACTTGCGAAGCTGGTTTTTCTTCTTTAACTAGTCTTATTAATCTgctatttattaaaaaaatttaagtgttggcTATATATCAAGATTTGGGAAATGGATGGCATTTTTGGGATCCTGCCTTCGAATCGTTTTATTTTATCACTTCTCCTTTTCTTTTCCACGGCGTTCCGTTGGCCGAGTTCAAGGCGAAACATTTGATGTGGAAATGGTGTTTCATGTTTTCTGAATTCTCTGTACATAAATATTTTGCTTGTTGACATGTTGAAAAGACCTACCATCCTACTTGGCTTGAAGCCTCGTTACGTCGGAGACCTGAAATCCGAAGCAAAACTCTTACCCAACTCGAGCTCGTTATGAGCTATATCGAACTATAAATAGATGGTTCAAACTCCGTTCATTTCTTGATTATATTCAAACTATTTCAAGAATCATTCATCCCTTCTCCTCTCTTTCATCGAAGAAAATAAACATCTTTCGGATCGACCTCGCTTTTTCCTAGTTTTGGAAGCAGTCTGTTCAGAATCTATCGTTTCATTCTTTTTTGGAACCAAACAATCCAAAATTTGGCCTCAAATAATCAACAATATCTCAATCTTCTACGAAGACAATGAAAAAAGGTTGTGCACTAAATTCCATTATATTGGCTAGTCCAACATGCCCTGcccttaaaaataaaaacaataattcaAATTGCAGGCCAGacactaaatatatatataccgaCCAATGTTCTTATGCACATAGAGCaataccaagaaatt from the Primulina eburnea isolate SZY01 chromosome 3, ASM2296580v1, whole genome shotgun sequence genome contains:
- the LOC140827851 gene encoding transcription factor bHLH104-like produces the protein MDNLQLESFDGNGWCDLIDYSNLLDEVAAADLCWSSPQIQVQSSAVATDVCSGGSFSQVSECPRKRGRTEPCGGGETKACREKIRREKLNDRFVELSAILEPGRPVKTDKLAILGDTIRILGQLKTESQEYSEMNEKLLEEIKTLKAEKNELREEKLVLKADKERIEQQLKSMAVPSTGFIPPHPPLYQAAANKMPMFPGYSFVPMWHYLPPSTRDTSQDSTLRPPAA